GTTTTGATGATCCCTGTGTCATTCGTCATGCGGCTGACGCTTTCTCCCGTTCGATTGTCGTTGTAGTAAGCCACAGGCAGAACTAAAAACTTACGCCACAGGCGATCCCGCAGACCTGCAACCATCTTCTGACCCACATAATTAAGCAGATAGATGGAGATCCCTCCCGCAATGGTCTGCGCGATAAACGCGGCTGCTATACCCGCAATCTGAAGCTTACTAACGGAGGCTAGTGAGAAGCCATCCACTAAATTCTTAGTGAACATCGGAATTACCAGACTGACTAATGTCGATATCATGCTTAGTGCAATGGCTATAGCCAATAAGCCGTATGAAGGCTTGGTTTCTCTTAGTAGCATCAAGAACGGCTTCAGCGCCATCTTGCGCTTGGATTCGGATTTCTTCATAACAATAACTCCCCTTTTCTTGGTACCTCTACGAGAAAAGCATAGTAATATCTTTCTCGTCTTTCAATTATCCTATCTGCAAATTGTAAACTGAAGTTAAACCCGCCGATCAGCCATTTTGCGTCTTCTTCACCTTTTGTACCACGTTTTATGCGTTTTTTGTCGCTTATCGTCTCAAACCTAAATAAACACCAAAATAATGTAAAAAAGTAAAAAAGGGTGTTTGTATCCCTTTTCAACACGTGTTACAGTGATAGAAGGGCCTACTATTGGTCATTCTACTCCATGCAAGATATTTAGTGAGAAAGGAGTGAACCATTTGCGAAAAGGCGCTATTCCATCTTCTATCACGTCTTTAAAATGGTTCAATTTTTTTGTATATGGAACCATGGTCCTCTTCACCAGCTTCTTTCAACTATACTTGCTGGATGTAGGGATGAACAAATTAGAGATTGGTGTCTTATTCTCTATGGGAGCGCTGGTATCCATATTTGCAAATCCATTCTGGGCGTTCTTAACAGACCGTTCTCAGAATATACGGCGTATCGTTTTGCTTATGTTATTCGGAACGCTAGTGGTCTCACAGTTTATGTTTCGAGCAAATACATATGAGATGATCTACAACGCCATTATTTTATTTTATTTCTTCCAAGGGCCATTATTTGCTCAAAGCAACTCGATGATTCTTAGCTATATTGAGGGAACTAATCAGCGCTTCCGTTCTTTCCGGCTTTGGGGCTCAATAGGGTGGGCACTGATTGCGATTGTCGCCGGTTTTATCCTTGATTGGGCTGGCGTATCCATCTTGACCTATCTGCTTACAGCGTTACTAGGTGCATCAATTCTATCCGTTCTTGTATTACCCAAAATTAACCATACTATTATGAGAGCTCCGATGCCGTTTAAAGGCCTAAGTAAAGTGATTTTCAATCCCTTTTTCCTGTTGTTTTTGTTATTTGGCATTCTGGTTTCCATACCAAACACGATGAACACCACATTCATCTCTTTGTATATTACGGATCTGGGCGGTTCTAAAAAAATGATTGGTCTTGCCGTGTTTCTCTCCTCCATTTTGGAGATAGGCGTATTCGTTCTCTGTGACCGATTCCTAAAACGAAAAATTTCTGTTCTGCTCGGCTGGCTTGCATTGGTCAGTGGTTTGTTCGTTCTGCGTTGGTGGTTTATGGCTGATGCGACCACTGCCATTCAAGTAGTGTTTATTCAGATTTTGCACTGCATAACGTTCGGCGGCTTCTTCTATGTAGGGACCCAATTGACGATGCTCCTGATTCCACGGCCTTATCGCTCTTCCGGACAAGCGCTCTACACCCTAAGCTGGAGTGGGATATCCGGTTTCATTGGAGGCATTCTCGGAGGTTGGATGTATCAATATCTGGGTGCGCAGAGCATGTATCAGACGGGTGTATTCTTGACGCTGTTTGGAACGCTCGGTTTTGGCTTTATGTGGCTCTTTGTTAGTCGTGGAGGTTATCGTCCCCCTACAGAGGAAGAAGAAGAGCTATCCGAGATTGAAATTTTATAGACACG
This Paenibacillus sp. FSL R5-0345 DNA region includes the following protein-coding sequences:
- a CDS encoding MFS transporter, which produces MNHLRKGAIPSSITSLKWFNFFVYGTMVLFTSFFQLYLLDVGMNKLEIGVLFSMGALVSIFANPFWAFLTDRSQNIRRIVLLMLFGTLVVSQFMFRANTYEMIYNAIILFYFFQGPLFAQSNSMILSYIEGTNQRFRSFRLWGSIGWALIAIVAGFILDWAGVSILTYLLTALLGASILSVLVLPKINHTIMRAPMPFKGLSKVIFNPFFLLFLLFGILVSIPNTMNTTFISLYITDLGGSKKMIGLAVFLSSILEIGVFVLCDRFLKRKISVLLGWLALVSGLFVLRWWFMADATTAIQVVFIQILHCITFGGFFYVGTQLTMLLIPRPYRSSGQALYTLSWSGISGFIGGILGGWMYQYLGAQSMYQTGVFLTLFGTLGFGFMWLFVSRGGYRPPTEEEEELSEIEIL